Part of the Tenacibaculum sp. SZ-18 genome, AGGTAAATTACCTTTACTTGGTGAGATTGGATCCTTAAATGTTTCGGTAGCTTGCGGCGCGTTTTTATATGAAACTTTAAGACAGAGGAGATAACTACTCCTCCTCTTTTTTCTCTTTATACATGTAATTCACCCTAAAATTCACTTCAACTTCATCAGAAATTTCTTCATCAATCTCTGGTTCAATATAATTACCCTCTTCATCAAACATATCGTCAAATTCGGTCTGAGAAAACACATATTTTTCCTTAACTAGACCTATTTTACGATATGCTAATGCCATTAGTATTCCAGTAATAAAGCCAGCTAAATGACCTTCCCACGACATACCTTCTTTTATTGGAAATACATACCAAATCATGCTTCCATATAAAAAAATCGTAACTAAAGACATTGCCACCAAACGATAATGTCTTTTTATTATACCACTGAAGAAGACAAAGCTAAATAGGAGATAAACTATTCCACTTGCGCCAATATGATATGATTCACGACCAATCACCCAGGTTAGTAATCCTGTAACAACTCCCCCAATGATTAAAACTTTTAACGCCACTTTTCGATAGAAATACATCAAACCCATTAGGAGCACTAATAAAGGAACCGAATTATGTAACAGATGCTTTGTATCACTATGAATAAAATGCGTGAATAGCACCCCCTTTAAGCCACTTATAGACCGGGGTAAAACACCAAACTTGTTAAAATTAAATCCGAATTTAATCTCTATCCAATACACAAACCAGATTATAAAGACAAATAACAACGGAATTATAAATACATCATTTGATATTTTAAATTTATTTTGCTCGTTCATAGACTTTCTAACTACAAAAATATATCCAATTTAAAAATTACGAATTTCTGTCAGAAAACTTTATTACTTTTACTCTATGAGTGCACCTTTGGCAGAAAGAGTAAGACCTAAAACAATAGAAGATTATATAAGTCAGCAGCATTTGGTTGGTGAAAAAGGAATATTAACACAACATATACGTCAAGGAATTATTCCTTCATTAATTCTGTGGGGACCTCCTGGAGTTGGTAAGACAACTTTAGCAAATATAATCGCTAATGAATCGAAAAGACCATTCTATACATTAAGTGCAATTAGTTCTGGAGTAAAGGACGTTAGAGAAGTTATTGAAAAAGCTAAAAAGAGTAACGGCTTATTCACTCAAAAAAATCCAATTTTATTCATTGATGAAATTCATAGATTCAGTAAATCACAACAAGATTCGTTATTAGGTGCTGTTGAAAAAGGTTGGGTTACTCTTATTGGTGCAACTACCGAAAATCCGAGTTTTGAGGTTATACCTGCCCTACTCTCTCGATGTCAAGTTTATATTTTAAATTCTTTCGACAAACAAGATCTTATCAATCTAATCAACAGAGCCATTGCCAAAGATGAGATTTTATCTAATAAAACTATAAATCTCAAGGAAACTGACGCATTATTGCAAGTATCCGGAGGTGACGCAAGAAAATTACTCAACATATTTGAGCTACTCGTAACTTCTGAAGACAATATTGATATTACTAATGAGTTAGTACTGTCAAAAATTCAAAAGAATACGGTTAGATACGATAAAACGGGAGAACAACATTATGATATTGTTTCAGCATTTATTAAATCAATAAGAGGTAATGATCCTAACGCTGCTGTTTATTGGTTAGCTAGAATGATTGAAGGTGGCGAAGATGTTAAATTTATCGCTAGACGAATGCTTATCGCGGCGTCTGAAGATATTGGTTTAGCCAATCCTACTGCTCTTATACTGGCCAATAATACTTTTCAAGCCGTTTCAGTAATTGGATATCCAGAGTCCAGAATAATATTAAGTCAATGTGCAGTATATTTAGCAAATTCTCCTAAGAGTAATGCTTCCTATATGGCAATTGGAGAAGCACAAAATTTAGTACGTAATACAGGAGATTTATCCGTACCTCTGCATTTGAGAAATGCTCCGACTAAATTAATGAAGGACTTAGATTACGGTAAAGATTACAAATACTCTCATAACTATCAAGACAACTTTGTTAATCAAGAATTTCTACCTGAGGAAATTTCCAATACCAAACTTTATGAACCTGGAAATAACCAAAGAGAAAATAGTTTCAGAACATCGCTAAAGCAACGTTGGAAAGACAAATACAATTATTAAAATTTAAGCTTTATAACTTTGGTTTGAATAATGCCACCTTTGTAATATTGAGCAGACCAGTTACCTTGATTTTTCTTTAACAACACGCCATTTTTGTCTTTAATAATAAAAACGTCAGGACTAGATGTGCTTAATAATTCAAATACGATTCTCTCATCTTTGCCCTTGAGTTGATATCCATTACTCGTCTTAACAGCAAAAATATCAGATGTCAATTCAGTTTTCGTATTGTCGACATTGTCTTTAACTATTTCTATATTTTTATCTTTCTTAAGGGTTACATTTAAATCTCTCTTTATTACAGTACTTTTTTTAAGGGGTTCGTACTTATAATTTAATCTTTTTATGGAGCTGAATGACTTTCTTAAAGCTTCTTGATAAGCTCTTTTGTATTCTTTGATTTTACTCTTTCCCTCATCCGCTCTAAAAATCACTTCATTGTAACAATCTTTTAAAACTAAATTTAGTTTAGTCGAAAACATTCCTGAACCGTCTTCTAATTCAGCTCTAAGTGCTAAACATTTATTTAACGCTAAATCTTTTGGTAAATCATCCTCATTCAAAAATGCAGTGAAATCATTTTTATTAAATAAAAACTTCGTTAAGCCACTCGTTTGATATTTATCAGCCTCGTCAAAAACCTCCATTTGTCTTGGAACAACAATATATTTATAATTGTTGATATTTTTCTGCCCGAATACAGAAACCGAAATCAATAAAAAAACAAGTAAACTTTTCATAATTATTTAAATAATATATTTATACCAAACTGAACAGAAGCACTGTTCGCATTTGCAATATCGGAAAGATTAAATATATTATCAACCGCTCCATAAAGATTTATCTTCCAAATATGAACTGACATACCAATTCCAAAATTAGTATGTGAGAAATCATCAACTGTGTAGGTAACCCTTGAACTTACTTTCTCTGAGAACTTTCTTTGATAAAACCCAGTAAAAGCAAATTGCGGGCCTATGGGACGAATTACTGAATATAACTGCGCGCCCACCGCATTATCGTAATAACTATGAGAGGAAATATCAAAACAGCTTTCTTCTCTTCTCGATTTCCCGAAATAATGATGTAACGCAGCGTTGAATTTCATAGGTCTCATTACAGAATATGACTCACTGTTTTCACTTCGAGGAACACTTGAACTAATATCATCGTTCAAATCTTGCCAATAGTTAGGATTACTTCCATCGTATTGGAATTCAATTCCTGAAAAAACATAACCTCCTGTTACAGTTCCATTTCTTAATTGATCAGAATAATGAACAAATCCTATATCTAATAAACTAGCCGAAAATTCGGTTTGTTCATCCATTTGATAGGTAAAACCTATATCTATTCCCAAACCTAAATTCGGACCAAAAAAAGTATTTCCTAACACATCAGAAACGTCGATAGTTATCTGATTATCTGAACTAACAATTCCTGATGAATAACCAGCTAAATCCAGTCCACTTAAAGTATGTTCATAAATTCCATTTGTTCCCAACCTAGTTGTAAAACTTCCTTGATTATCATTGGTAAGAACATTTAAGGAACCAGAATAAATTTTCAATCGAACTCCAGCTGTTAAGCGTTTACTAAATTTTCTTGATATTCCTGCATGTAAGACTCCTAAAACATCTCCCTTAATACTCAATCTTGAAAACAAAAAATTTCTATTCAAATTAGGTGCGTTACCGTCGCGTAATAATTCAAGAAAATCCTTTGGTATAGTTGAAAAAGCATCTAACTCGGTATAAAATCCGACACTTAAATAATCTTTATCGTTCATTTGATAACCAGCATTTACAATGTCTACTTGCGTATTCAAAGCAATATAATCGTTATTATCTAATTGGTTTAAAACATTATCTAACTTGGTATTAAAATCAACATTATCATTTCTAAACAAATCAGCGATTGTAAAGCCGGACATATTCCCCTGTGCTGAAATCCCTGAAAGTAATGGAACTCCCACATGATACTTATAGTTTGCTTTTGCTCCGGGATTCAACAACAAAGTCTGAGGTATATTATCAAAACCGTACAAGATTTGTTTATTTTGTGATGATAAAATAACAGTAAATAACACTAAAAAACTTGAAAAAAATCTAATCATAAATTAGTTACTGTTATTAAACGAAAAATAAAATGTTCCTGCCGATTTAAAGACAAATGAAGTCGGCACATTTATATCTATTGAAGATCCATCAGAACTAGGTAATAAAGTTAGTTCTACTTGAATTTTTCTACTATTCAATAGATCAGGGTTGTTGGCAATAATAATCTCATTCTCTTGAACAAAACTGGTATTGTTCGCATCAATATTTAACGTAATATCGTTATTTGTACTAATATCATTATTATCTAGAAATATGAAATTAATTCTAAAATCACGATTAAATTGATTATTTACTTCAAAACGAAATACCGCTCTATCTAAATCATTTCGAGCTATACCGTTATCCAATATGGAAACAACAGAGGTTTGAGTAATAGTTCCAACTTCACTTCCTCCTACTACTAAATCATTCTGAGTAATATTTGTATTTACTAAAGATACTACAGTAACAGGTGTAATATTTGCATCTTCTGCTTGACTAAAGTCTATATTATCTACACAACTTCCTAAAACTAGGGATAAGAAAGTTAATAAACAATAAAATTGTTTTTTTCTCATAAACTGTACTCTTAATTTACAACAAATAAATTTCTATAAATATCGTTTAATTTCAGACAAAGCTTTAACACTTATTATTCTTTCATCAACACTATGCTTAACTTTAGAGAGATATATGGGAGAAATTCCTACGGCTAATGCTCCTAAAACATCAGCTTCCAAACTATCACCAACCATAATTGAGTTATCAGCAGAAACATTAGCTTCATTTAAAGCAAATTCAAATACTTTAGGATTCGGCTTTTTCACACCAACGCTTTCTGAAGTAACAACAACATTAAAATAATGATTAATTTTTGATTTTTCAAGTTTAATTCTCTGAACTTCCTCAAATCCATTTGTTATTATATGAAGATTGTATTTATCCTTTAAATAATCGAGAAGATCTTTTGCTCCGTCAAGAAGATAGTTAAATGAAGGTAAATAAGTAATGTAATCCTCTGAAATTTTATTAATTAGTTTATCACTAATTTCAAAATTCAATTTATCAAAAGTTGTTTTTAATCTTTTGTACCTGAGCTCAGCCTTACCAATTTTTTCGTTACGATAAAGTTTCCAATATTCTAAATTAATCGGCTCATATACTACTAGAAATTTATTTATATCTAATTCGATATTCTGTTCTGTAAATATCTTCTTAAATGTAAGTCCTGAATTTGTATCAAAATCCCATAAAGTATGGTCTAAATCGAAGAATATATCTGTAATTTCTGTCATATTCAAATTTAACTATATCTAAATTAGTAGTTGGTATTTATCCATTAATTTATTTATCAAATTCTAATACTATTCTTAAAATTTTCACAGCATTTTAACTGGTAAATATTTCAAAATTATAAAAAACATATATCTTGCATACATTTCTAAAACTTTATGCAACTATCTGAGTTTTTTAATTTGTTTTTGATTGTAAGTGCAATTCACGGATTTGTATTTAGTTTTTTTTTATTTAAAAAAACAGGATTAGATAAGAATACAATTTTCCTGAATTTATTGATTCTTGTCATAGCACTAAATAACTTACAATCTTGGCTTTTAGCTAAAGATTTTTTAGTTTTAGATTACATTCAAATTCCTTGGCATTTTTTAATAGCTCCCCTATTCTATTCTTTTGTTATTAATTATCTACAAATTGAAAAAAGCTTTTTTAATATTATAAAGGTCTTATTTCCATTTTTTTTAATTAGCATTATCTTTCAGGTGGTTTCTTTTTCATTTATTAAAGATTCTGCAACTTCCTCTGAATATGACTTATTTTATGAGAAGTATACTTCTATTGAAGAACTCGTTAGTTTTTTCATTTCTATCAGTATTTTCTTTTATTGCTTCCATATTATCAGATATAAGAAAGAACTTTTTAAAGGTGTATTGAGCTACGACAGTTTAAAATGGCTAAATACCTTTATATTTTTAGCCCTAATTTCTTATGCTCTTTGGGCACTTGCAGTTGGTGTTAAGTTTTCACTTCAATTTAAAGACTTCATCGCTTTTTATTACCCATTAAGAGTAATGACAACTGTACTTATCTATTGGTTAGGTTACGAATTGGTGTATA contains:
- a CDS encoding rhomboid family intramembrane serine protease, which gives rise to MNEQNKFKISNDVFIIPLLFVFIIWFVYWIEIKFGFNFNKFGVLPRSISGLKGVLFTHFIHSDTKHLLHNSVPLLVLLMGLMYFYRKVALKVLIIGGVVTGLLTWVIGRESYHIGASGIVYLLFSFVFFSGIIKRHYRLVAMSLVTIFLYGSMIWYVFPIKEGMSWEGHLAGFITGILMALAYRKIGLVKEKYVFSQTEFDDMFDEEGNYIEPEIDEEISDEVEVNFRVNYMYKEKKEEE
- a CDS encoding YjjG family noncanonical pyrimidine nucleotidase, which produces MTEITDIFFDLDHTLWDFDTNSGLTFKKIFTEQNIELDINKFLVVYEPINLEYWKLYRNEKIGKAELRYKRLKTTFDKLNFEISDKLINKISEDYITYLPSFNYLLDGAKDLLDYLKDKYNLHIITNGFEEVQRIKLEKSKINHYFNVVVTSESVGVKKPNPKVFEFALNEANVSADNSIMVGDSLEADVLGALAVGISPIYLSKVKHSVDERIISVKALSEIKRYL
- a CDS encoding helix-turn-helix domain-containing protein; protein product: MQLSEFFNLFLIVSAIHGFVFSFFLFKKTGLDKNTIFLNLLILVIALNNLQSWLLAKDFLVLDYIQIPWHFLIAPLFYSFVINYLQIEKSFFNIIKVLFPFFLISIIFQVVSFSFIKDSATSSEYDLFYEKYTSIEELVSFFISISIFFYCFHIIRYKKELFKGVLSYDSLKWLNTFIFLALISYALWALAVGVKFSLQFKDFIAFYYPLRVMTTVLIYWLGYELVYMLRQVKERKLIRQNNLKKTDAQNNNNLQKFRDLENYIINNRRFLDNLLSLETLANELRMSTSQLSKIINEQSAKNFNQLINEYRVNYSKELLKNQEYNLYTITSIALESGFNSKSTFYNAFKKHTGVTPSQFRN
- a CDS encoding replication-associated recombination protein A; translated protein: MSAPLAERVRPKTIEDYISQQHLVGEKGILTQHIRQGIIPSLILWGPPGVGKTTLANIIANESKRPFYTLSAISSGVKDVREVIEKAKKSNGLFTQKNPILFIDEIHRFSKSQQDSLLGAVEKGWVTLIGATTENPSFEVIPALLSRCQVYILNSFDKQDLINLINRAIAKDEILSNKTINLKETDALLQVSGGDARKLLNIFELLVTSEDNIDITNELVLSKIQKNTVRYDKTGEQHYDIVSAFIKSIRGNDPNAAVYWLARMIEGGEDVKFIARRMLIAASEDIGLANPTALILANNTFQAVSVIGYPESRIILSQCAVYLANSPKSNASYMAIGEAQNLVRNTGDLSVPLHLRNAPTKLMKDLDYGKDYKYSHNYQDNFVNQEFLPEEISNTKLYEPGNNQRENSFRTSLKQRWKDKYNY
- a CDS encoding DUF5723 family protein, with amino-acid sequence MIRFFSSFLVLFTVILSSQNKQILYGFDNIPQTLLLNPGAKANYKYHVGVPLLSGISAQGNMSGFTIADLFRNDNVDFNTKLDNVLNQLDNNDYIALNTQVDIVNAGYQMNDKDYLSVGFYTELDAFSTIPKDFLELLRDGNAPNLNRNFLFSRLSIKGDVLGVLHAGISRKFSKRLTAGVRLKIYSGSLNVLTNDNQGSFTTRLGTNGIYEHTLSGLDLAGYSSGIVSSDNQITIDVSDVLGNTFFGPNLGLGIDIGFTYQMDEQTEFSASLLDIGFVHYSDQLRNGTVTGGYVFSGIEFQYDGSNPNYWQDLNDDISSSVPRSENSESYSVMRPMKFNAALHHYFGKSRREESCFDISSHSYYDNAVGAQLYSVIRPIGPQFAFTGFYQRKFSEKVSSRVTYTVDDFSHTNFGIGMSVHIWKINLYGAVDNIFNLSDIANANSASVQFGINILFK